TCGGGCGCGAGCTCCTCGCCGCGGGCGTACTGCCCGATGCCGCGGCGTCGAACGGAACCGCGATCCGGCCGGGCGTGGTGATGGTGTACTGGCAGGATCTGTCCGATCCGGGGACGTTGACGCGCGGTCCCCGCTACGACGCGGTGGCCTGCGCCAACGCGCTGTACATCCTCCGGCACGCGCAGGCCTGCGGCCTGGAGGATCCGGACGGAATCAGCTCCGCGACCACGGACTACGTACTCGACCATCTGAGGTCGGGCCGCTATCGCGAGGGGACGCGCTACTACCCACGACCGGAACCGTTCCTGCACTCGGTCTCTCGATTGTGCGCCGCCTTCCCCGATATCGCGGCGGCCTGTGGCGCCGCGCTCGCCGACGGCCTGGCCGACGCCGATGCGGCGGACCGACTCTCGGCGCTGGATCTGGCGCTGACGGTCATCGCCGCGGACAACCTCGGTGGTGACCTCGAACAGGATCGGCGCCGGGAACTGTTGCTGGCCCGGCAGGACGACGCGGGAGGCTGGCCGGCCGCGGCGTACTACCGGATGGGCAGGCTGCCGCTCTACTGGGGTTCGGCCGCGCTGACCTCCATCTTCGCGGCGGGGGCGCTGGCCTGTGACCGATGAGCTGGCCCCGTTCCGGGCCCACCTGCTGCCGGGGAGACGACACGAGGAGCTGGCCGAGCAACTGTTCGGCTGGCTGATGGCGCACTGCACCTGTGCGCTGGGCGCCGAACGCCACGCCATGGACGCCTACGTCGCCAGCAGCTACGAACTGCATTGCGCGCCGGCGGATGCCACCATGGCCGAAAACCTGTTGTGCGCACAGTACGTGGCGGTGACCCTGCTGGCCGACGACGCCTACGACGGGCTGCCGGATCTCAGCCGTTTCGTCACCTATCTGCGCACCGGGCAGGTCGGCACCGAACACGAGTTGGTGTCCTGCTATCGCTCGATCGTGGCCACGATGACCGAACGTGGCCTGCCCGCCGCCGGATTCGAGCGCGCGGTCCGCGACACCATCGACGCCCGGATGCGCGAACGCGAGCTCGATCTGAACACGGTCGACTGGGCCGCGCACTGGTCGGTGCGCCGCCACACCATCGCCGTGGCGCCCTATGTGTGGTGTCATCGGGTCGCCCGGGATCTGCGGGTGCCGGCCGAGGCCGATGCCGCGCTGCGGGCGGCCGGTGTGCTGGAACTGGTTTCGGAATGCGTCGCCCGGGGCAATGACATCGCTTCCTACCTGCGGGAGGCCGAACCGCCGCCCGGCACCGACGCACCGGCGAGCCTGAACAGTGTGCTGCACTACGCCCGTGATCTGGGCAGTGTGGAAGCCGGTGTCCGGGCAGCCGTCACGGCCTACCGGGTCTCGGTCGCGGCGTTCCGCAATGCCGCCGACGGTTCGGTGTCGGCTCTCGCGCAACGCGATTCGACCGTACGGGACTACCTCGAGATCCTGTCGGCGGTACTCGCGGGAAATGTGGCGGCGATCCGTCATCTGAGCTCACATCGGTATCCGGGAGCGCGACAGTTGCTCGACGAGTTGTCGGAGGCTGCCGCCCGCCGCGACTAGCGGGAGAGCGGCTGTGCGCCGCGGCCGAGCCCGCCGGCGGAGACGATCACTCACACCCGCTGGGTCGCGGCGGTCGCCGGAGCGACATCCTTCCATTCGGGTGCGTCGAAAACCTCGCCATCGTGGGCAATGTCGGCCGCGGGCGCGGGTGTCGGCTTGCGGCGCAACCACTTCGGCGCCCACCACACGGTGTCACCGAGTAGCCGCATGGTGGCCGGGACGAGCAGCACTCGCAGCACGGTCGCGTCGATCAGCAGCGCCGCCACCATCCCGATGGCGATGTATTGCATCATCACCAGATCCGACAGGGCGAAGGCGCCGGTGACGACCAGCAGGATCAGCGCCGCGGCGGTGATGATCCGGCCGGTGTGCGCGACACCGGCGCGGATCGCCCCGGCGGTGGACGCACCCGCCGCGCGGGCCTCCACCATCCGCGACAACAGGAATATCTCGTAATCGGTGGACAGCCCGTAGATCACCGACACGATCACCACCAGCACCAGCGACATGATCGGCTGCGGCGTGAAGCCGAGCACTCCGGCGCCGTGACCGTCCACGAAGATCCACGTCAGGATGCCGATCGTCGAGCCCAGCCCGAGCAGATTGAGCGCGGCCGCCTTCAACGGCAGCAGCAGCGAGCGCAGGCTCAGCGTCATCAGCAGTGTGGTCGCCAGGAAGACCAGGGCCACCACCAGCGGAACGCGGTGTACCAGCGCGTCGATACTGTCCTTCTCGATGGCGGGCTGCCCGCCGACGAGCAGGGTGGTGCCCTTCGGCAGCGGCATGGCCCGCAGATAGTCGATACAGGCGTCGCGATCGGCGGCCGAGGCCAGCACCGTCTGGGTGGTGAACACACTGGATTGCGCCGGGCGTTGCAGCCACCCCGGAAACGATGCCGCGAGCCCGGGGGCACGGTCGGCCGCGGCGAGGACCTCGTCCTTGGCGGCGGGGTCGTAGGTGATCAGGACCAGATCGATCGGGTCGATCCGGCGCAGGGGGAAGATCTCGTCGAAATGCTGCTGCGCCAGCCGGGTCGGGTGTTGCGGGGGCAGGAACCTCTCGTTGATGGTGCCGAACGCCAGATCACGGATCGGCGCGATCAGCACCAGCAGCCCGACCACGACCGAAACCGCTACCACCAGCGGCCGTTTCAGCACGCGTGCCGCGATCCGGCCCCAGCGATTGTCCGGGACCCGGTCCGGTGGGGCGGTGGTGCGGAACCAGCCCACGCCGAATCGATCCACCCGATGCCCCAGCACCGCCAGGACGGCCGGGAGCAGCGTGATCGAGGTGATCGCGGCCAGCGCCACGGTGATCATGGCGCCGTAGGCGAACGAGCGCAGAAATCCCTGCGGGAACACCAGCACCGCGGCCGCGGCGACGACCACGATGGTCGCGGAGATCGCGACGGTGTGACCGGCGGTGGCCATCGACCGGCGAACCGCGTCGTCGACCTCCCGCCCGGCGGCGAGTTCATCGCGGAACCGGCTCAGCACGAACAGTCCGTAGTCGATGGCCAGACCGAGCCCGACCATCGAAACCACCGGGGAGACGAACGAATTCACCTCCGTGACCGTGGTCAGCACACGGATGATCCCCCATGCGCCGCCCACGGTGAGCCCA
The genomic region above belongs to Nocardia spumae and contains:
- a CDS encoding MMPL family transporter; the protein is MLIFRPGRWADIVLRRRWTVVVAMIAGLIALGAYGLGLGDHLSSSGWDDPTSESVRAAAVHQEIFGRDHSADVLVLYHAPPGSTIDDPAFSAPIVAALDSLPQRFPDRIDRVNGAYWPTRTGLALPDVFGSKDRRAAFASIAIHGDTPTEQMRNYRAVSHEFTVAGVEMEVAGGQAVAGALNDTMAHDQQRMELFAIPAVAVLLFFLFGGAVAAALPLLVGGLTVGGAWGIIRVLTTVTEVNSFVSPVVSMVGLGLAIDYGLFVLSRFRDELAAGREVDDAVRRSMATAGHTVAISATIVVVAAAAVLVFPQGFLRSFAYGAMITVALAAITSITLLPAVLAVLGHRVDRFGVGWFRTTAPPDRVPDNRWGRIAARVLKRPLVVAVSVVVGLLVLIAPIRDLAFGTINERFLPPQHPTRLAQQHFDEIFPLRRIDPIDLVLITYDPAAKDEVLAAADRAPGLAASFPGWLQRPAQSSVFTTQTVLASAADRDACIDYLRAMPLPKGTTLLVGGQPAIEKDSIDALVHRVPLVVALVFLATTLLMTLSLRSLLLPLKAAALNLLGLGSTIGILTWIFVDGHGAGVLGFTPQPIMSLVLVVIVSVIYGLSTDYEIFLLSRMVEARAAGASTAGAIRAGVAHTGRIITAAALILLVVTGAFALSDLVMMQYIAIGMVAALLIDATVLRVLLVPATMRLLGDTVWWAPKWLRRKPTPAPAADIAHDGEVFDAPEWKDVAPATAATQRV
- a CDS encoding terpene synthase family protein → MTDELAPFRAHLLPGRRHEELAEQLFGWLMAHCTCALGAERHAMDAYVASSYELHCAPADATMAENLLCAQYVAVTLLADDAYDGLPDLSRFVTYLRTGQVGTEHELVSCYRSIVATMTERGLPAAGFERAVRDTIDARMRERELDLNTVDWAAHWSVRRHTIAVAPYVWCHRVARDLRVPAEADAALRAAGVLELVSECVARGNDIASYLREAEPPPGTDAPASLNSVLHYARDLGSVEAGVRAAVTAYRVSVAAFRNAADGSVSALAQRDSTVRDYLEILSAVLAGNVAAIRHLSSHRYPGARQLLDELSEAAARRD